The DNA segment GAAGTACCTCCCCGCGGTCATCCTCGCGCTCCTGGTGGGCACGATGATCGGCGAGCTCATGCACCTGGAGACGGGCATCCAGAAGGTGGCGGCCAAGACCAAGGGTTTCATCGAGAAGTTCGCCAAGCCCGCGGACGCCAGCCTCACCCAGGACCAGTTCCTGGAGAAGTTCGTGGCCATCCTCGTCCTGTTCTGCGCCAGCGGCACGGGCATCTTCGGCGCCATGAACGAGGGCATGACCGGCGACACCACGCTGCTGATGGTCAAGTCGTTCCTCGACCTCTTCACCGCGGCGATCTTCGCCACCGCGCTGGGCTACACCGTGGCGACCCTCGCCATCCCCCAGTTCGTCATCCAGGCCTCCCTGTTCCTGCTCGCCACGAAGATCCTGCCCCTGACCACGCCGGCCATGGTGGCGGACTTCTCCGCCTGCGGCGGCCTGATCATGGTCGCCACGGGATTCCGCATCGCCGGCATCAAGCCCTTCTCCGTGGCGAACATGCTGCCCGCGCTGTTCCTGGCCATGCCGATCTCCGCCCTGTGGCTGAGGTTCTTCGTCCGCTAGCCCGCCAGTCCCCCCTCCCGGTGCGAGCGGCCCACCGCCCTCGCACCGGGATGTCTTCGTGAAGGAGCACGACCATGCCCACTCCGAACCGCCTCATCGTCGGCATGAGCGGCGCCAGCGGCGCCATCCTCGGGATCGAACTCCTGAAGGCGCTCCAGACCTTTCCCGGCTGGGAGAGCCACCTCGTGATCTCCGGCGGCGCCCGCCGCACCATCGAGCATGAAACGGGCCTCACCGTGAAGGAAGTGGAAGCCCTCGCCACCCGCTGCCATCCCCTCGACGACGTGGGCGCCAGCATCGCCAGCGGCACTTTCAAGACCCACGGCATGGTCGTCGTCCCCTGCAGCATGAAGACCCTCGCCGGCGTCGCCACGGGCTACTCCGACAACCTCCTCCTCCGCGCCGCCGACGTCGTCATCAAGGAGCGCCGCAAGCTCGTCCTGGTGGCCCGGGAATCCCCGCTCAGCCCCCTCCACCTCCGCAACATGCAGACGGCCTCCGAACTGGGCGCCATCCTCCTTCCACCGGTCCTCACCTTCTACAACCATCCCTTCACCATCGAGGACATGACCCGTCACATCGTCGGCAAGATCCTCGATATATTCGGTCTGGAGATGCCCAGGTTCCAGCGATGGGGCGAAGCGGGCGCTTCCGCGGAGCGGTGTGGATAGGAAAAGGCCCATGCGGCGCGTCATCGTCCTCGGAGGGGGATTCTCGGGCCTGCTGGCCGCTTGGCGGCTCCATCAGCGGGGCTTCGAGGTCCAGGTGTGGGAGGCCTCGGACGCGCCGGGCGGCTGGGCTCGCACCCTGCCCTGGCCCGGCCTCCGCGGCGAACCCGGCTTCCTGGAACTGGGGCCCCAATCCCTCCGCGTGGCCCGGGGCGGCGCCCTCGACCGGCTGCTGGCGGAACTGGGCCTGGACCTGCGCGGCTCCGGCCCCAAGGGCCCCCGGTGGCTGGGTAAAGGCGGGAAGCGCCATCCCAGCCCCGCCTCCCTCACGGGACTGATCCGCACACCGGACCTCGGATGGATGGAGAAGCTCCGGCTCCTGGCTGAACCCTTCGTTTCCCGGGCTCCGGGGTCGGAGGATCTCCGCGCTTTCTTCGCCCGGCGGCTGGGCGAAGGCTTCGCCCGGGAGCTGCTCCCGGCGCTGGTGGCCGGAGTCTTCGCCGCGCCTCCCGAACGGATCGGGATGGAGACCCTGCCTCGGCTCAAGGCGCTGGAGGCCCGCGGCGGACTGCTGATCGGCGGCCTTCGCGCCGGCCCGGAGTGGACGCGCGTCCCCGCGGGCGGGGTGGGCGCGGTGACCGCGGCCCTGGCGGCCCGGCTCGACGTGCGCCTGGATCGAACAGCCACCTCCCTCGCGCCCCTTCCCGGTGGCGGATGGCGGGTGGAA comes from the Geothrix sp. 21YS21S-4 genome and includes:
- a CDS encoding DUF554 domain-containing protein, translated to MLGPFVNGASVVIGSLTGASLGNRISENLRTKMPLVFGISSMGLGIAMIVKVKYLPAVILALLVGTMIGELMHLETGIQKVAAKTKGFIEKFAKPADASLTQDQFLEKFVAILVLFCASGTGIFGAMNEGMTGDTTLLMVKSFLDLFTAAIFATALGYTVATLAIPQFVIQASLFLLATKILPLTTPAMVADFSACGGLIMVATGFRIAGIKPFSVANMLPALFLAMPISALWLRFFVR
- a CDS encoding UbiX family flavin prenyltransferase; the encoded protein is MPTPNRLIVGMSGASGAILGIELLKALQTFPGWESHLVISGGARRTIEHETGLTVKEVEALATRCHPLDDVGASIASGTFKTHGMVVVPCSMKTLAGVATGYSDNLLLRAADVVIKERRKLVLVARESPLSPLHLRNMQTASELGAILLPPVLTFYNHPFTIEDMTRHIVGKILDIFGLEMPRFQRWGEAGASAERCG
- a CDS encoding NAD(P)/FAD-dependent oxidoreductase, whose product is MRRVIVLGGGFSGLLAAWRLHQRGFEVQVWEASDAPGGWARTLPWPGLRGEPGFLELGPQSLRVARGGALDRLLAELGLDLRGSGPKGPRWLGKGGKRHPSPASLTGLIRTPDLGWMEKLRLLAEPFVSRAPGSEDLRAFFARRLGEGFARELLPALVAGVFAAPPERIGMETLPRLKALEARGGLLIGGLRAGPEWTRVPAGGVGAVTAALAARLDVRLDRTATSLAPLPGGGWRVESAEASEEADAVVLALPGGPAAVLLRAAAPEAAGLLEAIPRLDLRVWHSRHPLWPGWERGFGLLIHPPEGGGLLGAVSFAIGDPRGVPGLMQVRTYLGGAYPVASALDAWPGVLAALRRWLPELPEAVQVREEPCPGAFPLLEPGHGARGARILGALPPGLHWLGPARFGPGLPDLAEGVEAWAAGLTSG